In Fusobacterium canifelinum, a genomic segment contains:
- a CDS encoding TIM barrel protein: MYKLLNMADFYSNEELEKDMQCFSEKYGFDGFELMKFFDGDNSPLKKYIKGYHMRFFPSWMELYLEDFNSLYDELKDEKYFKFLCGGHSKKELIEYYKRELKIAKKLEVEYVVFHACNVKVTEAMTYDFKYSDKEVLNAVISIINEIFEDGEYDFKLLFENLWWSGLRLTNKEEIEYLLNGVTYKNVGFILDTGHMINNNRDIKNSKEGIEYIKKNIENIGEYKNLIYGMHLNYSLSGEYVNRAIKENKEKNLSIEEIMNNVYQHVGSIDYHDPFEDKEIIDVINLLPIEYLVFELIGNTREELEDKIQRQWKIFN; this comes from the coding sequence ATGTATAAATTATTAAATATGGCAGATTTTTATTCAAATGAAGAACTTGAAAAAGATATGCAATGTTTTTCTGAAAAATATGGTTTTGATGGTTTTGAATTAATGAAATTTTTTGATGGGGATAACAGCCCTTTAAAAAAATATATAAAAGGTTATCATATGAGGTTTTTTCCTTCTTGGATGGAACTATATTTGGAGGACTTCAATTCTTTATATGATGAGCTTAAAGATGAAAAATATTTTAAATTCCTTTGTGGAGGACACAGCAAAAAAGAATTAATTGAATACTATAAAAGAGAATTAAAAATTGCAAAGAAATTAGAAGTTGAATATGTTGTTTTCCATGCTTGCAATGTAAAAGTTACAGAGGCAATGACTTATGATTTTAAATATTCTGATAAGGAAGTTTTAAATGCAGTAATTTCAATAATTAATGAAATTTTTGAAGATGGGGAATATGATTTTAAACTTCTATTTGAAAATTTATGGTGGTCTGGACTTAGACTTACAAATAAAGAAGAAATTGAATATCTTTTAAATGGAGTAACATATAAAAATGTAGGCTTTATTTTAGATACTGGACATATGATTAACAATAATAGAGATATTAAAAATTCAAAAGAGGGAATAGAATATATTAAAAAGAATATAGAAAACATAGGAGAATACAAAAATTTAATATATGGAATGCACCTTAACTATTCATTGTCAGGAGAATATGTAAATAGAGCTATAAAAGAAAATAAAGAGAAAAATTTAAGTATAGAAGAGATAATGAATAATGTCTATCAACATGTAGGCTCTATTGATTATCATGACCCCTTTGAAGATAAAGAAATTATAGATGTTATAAACTTGCTTCCAATAGAATATCTTGTTTTTGAATTAATAGGCAACACAAGGGAAGAGTTGGAAGATAAAATTCAAAGACAATGGAAAATATTTAATTAA
- a CDS encoding ABC transporter ATP-binding protein — translation MKNILEVKNISYSVGENKILKDISFKCQSGEIIGIIGPNGSGKTTLLKSINGINPISSGDILLNSKSTKEYTEKELARDISFMNQNTNIEFDFPCIDIVVLGRYPYLERFQEYSKKDMELAEKYMELTDTLKFRDKSILQLSGGERQRVLFAKILTQESQVILLDEPTASLDMRHEEDLLKGVSKEKDKDKIIILVIHNLRTAIKYCSRLILLSNGNIIKDGTVEEVITEENLNNVFGIKTKVYYNEISKSLDFCII, via the coding sequence ATGAAAAATATTTTGGAAGTAAAAAACATATCTTACTCTGTGGGGGAGAACAAAATATTAAAAGATATAAGTTTTAAATGTCAATCAGGTGAAATTATAGGGATAATAGGACCTAATGGTTCTGGGAAAACCACTCTTTTAAAGTCTATAAATGGAATAAATCCAATAAGTAGTGGAGATATTTTATTAAATAGTAAAAGTACCAAAGAATACACTGAAAAAGAATTAGCAAGGGATATTTCTTTTATGAACCAAAATACTAATATTGAATTTGACTTTCCTTGCATTGATATTGTAGTTTTGGGAAGATATCCATATTTAGAAAGATTTCAAGAATATTCTAAAAAAGACATGGAACTTGCAGAAAAATATATGGAGCTTACAGATACTTTAAAATTTAGAGATAAATCTATATTGCAACTATCAGGAGGGGAGAGGCAAAGAGTGTTATTTGCAAAAATTCTCACACAAGAAAGTCAAGTGATACTTTTAGATGAGCCTACTGCCAGTCTTGATATGAGGCACGAAGAAGATTTGTTAAAAGGAGTTTCAAAGGAAAAAGATAAGGATAAAATTATAATATTGGTAATTCATAATTTAAGGACAGCTATTAAGTATTGCTCAAGGCTAATACTTCTATCTAATGGAAATATCATAAAAGATGGGACTGTTGAAGAAGTTATCACAGAAGAAAACTTAAATAATGTCTTTGGAATAAAAACAAAGGTTTATTATAATGAGATTTCTAAGTCCTTAGATTTTTGTATAATATAA
- a CDS encoding FecCD family ABC transporter permease, with amino-acid sequence MKYRINFNLFLFFLLIGIIVFSLFYGAVRVPISDVIKIILNKTGLFNFEISKQSYIPIVFFVRFPRIMVAVIVGGALALCGCTMQSLLKNPIVDSGIIGISSGASLGAVIAVSLGLTAMNIFAMPIFSGVFALIISAIIYKISTLRGRTDNLLLILSGIAIGSFVGAITSVILTSLAETEMKEYIFWAMGSLNGRRWEHFFFGLIPIAILSPILFYYGKELNILLLGEEEAKSLGINIKKIRGKILIIIALLTAISVCISGNITFVGLIVPHILRKIIGSDNRKLLKSSFLAGACFLTFSDLLSRIVLAPKEISVGIVTALVGAPYFIYLIVKIRREGKTL; translated from the coding sequence ATGAAATATAGAATTAATTTCAATCTCTTTCTATTTTTTCTTTTAATAGGAATAATAGTTTTTTCTCTTTTCTATGGAGCAGTGAGAGTTCCAATTTCTGATGTTATAAAAATAATATTAAATAAAACAGGGCTATTTAATTTTGAAATATCTAAACAAAGCTATATTCCAATAGTATTTTTTGTTAGATTTCCAAGAATAATGGTTGCTGTAATAGTTGGAGGGGCTTTGGCATTGTGTGGCTGCACAATGCAAAGCCTTTTAAAAAATCCAATAGTTGATAGTGGAATTATTGGTATATCAAGTGGAGCAAGTTTAGGAGCAGTTATAGCAGTTTCATTAGGTTTAACTGCAATGAATATTTTTGCAATGCCAATATTTTCAGGAGTTTTTGCCTTAATAATATCAGCTATTATCTATAAGATTTCTACTTTAAGAGGAAGAACGGATAATTTACTTTTAATTTTATCAGGAATAGCCATAGGTAGTTTTGTAGGAGCAATCACTTCTGTTATTTTAACAAGCCTTGCAGAAACAGAAATGAAGGAATATATTTTCTGGGCAATGGGGAGTTTAAATGGTAGAAGATGGGAGCATTTTTTCTTTGGCTTGATACCTATTGCTATTTTATCTCCTATTTTATTTTACTATGGAAAGGAATTAAATATCTTATTGTTAGGGGAAGAAGAAGCAAAATCTTTGGGGATAAATATAAAAAAAATTAGGGGGAAAATTTTAATTATTATAGCTTTGCTGACAGCTATATCAGTTTGTATCAGTGGAAATATAACTTTTGTAGGTTTGATAGTTCCACATATTTTAAGAAAAATAATAGGTTCAGATAATAGAAAATTATTAAAATCTTCATTTTTAGCAGGAGCATGTTTTTTAACATTCAGTGACTTATTATCAAGAATAGTATTAGCACCTAAGGAAATAAGTGTAGGTATAGTAACTGCACTTGTAGGAGCACCATATTTTATATATTTGATTGTAAAAATTAGAAGAGAGGGGAAAACCCTATGA
- a CDS encoding ABC transporter substrate-binding protein has product MKKLFLFIILLFSFTIVNAKGVQTKKYNHIVSLTLSGDEMLLGLVPENRIAGLSGKINEDKEISNVVDKAKKFPKVEGNEEVLMSLEPDLIIVADWLSKRITDIGAITGAKVYFYKTPNSYEEQKKLIRDLANLVEEKENGEKLIKNMDDRLKALQNKIAKNYKGVKPKILMYTSFGTTSGKNTTFNDMVKLINGVNVVAEAGIDGFKDISKEKVIELNPDIIIVPIAKKYDNVNKISKLFFEDPSFKNVKAIKNKKVYFIQYKDITPTSQYIINSIEELAKVVYQFKE; this is encoded by the coding sequence TTGAAAAAGTTATTTTTATTTATAATTTTGTTATTCTCTTTTACTATTGTGAATGCTAAGGGAGTACAGACTAAAAAATATAATCATATTGTATCTTTAACTTTAAGTGGAGATGAGATGCTATTAGGACTTGTTCCTGAAAATAGAATAGCAGGTTTAAGTGGAAAAATTAATGAAGATAAAGAGATTTCCAATGTTGTAGATAAGGCTAAAAAGTTTCCAAAAGTTGAAGGGAATGAAGAAGTTTTAATGTCTTTAGAACCTGATTTAATAATAGTAGCTGATTGGTTGTCAAAAAGAATAACTGATATTGGAGCTATAACAGGAGCAAAAGTATATTTTTACAAGACACCAAATAGCTATGAAGAGCAAAAGAAATTAATAAGAGACTTAGCCAATTTAGTTGAAGAAAAAGAAAATGGTGAAAAACTAATAAAAAATATGGATGATAGGTTAAAAGCCTTGCAAAATAAGATAGCTAAAAACTATAAGGGGGTAAAACCTAAAATTCTTATGTATACTTCGTTTGGCACAACAAGTGGTAAAAATACAACTTTCAATGATATGGTAAAATTAATAAATGGAGTTAATGTTGTAGCTGAAGCAGGAATTGATGGATTTAAAGATATTTCTAAGGAAAAGGTAATAGAATTAAACCCTGATATTATCATAGTACCAATAGCTAAAAAATATGATAATGTAAATAAAATTTCAAAACTATTTTTTGAAGACCCTAGTTTTAAAAATGTAAAGGCTATAAAAAATAAGAAAGTTTACTTTATTCAGTATAAGGATATTACACCTACTTCTCAATATATAATAAATAGTATTGAAGAATTGGCAAAAGTTGTATATCAGTTCAAGGAGTAA
- a CDS encoding TonB-dependent receptor family protein: MKKKFMLLALIVLGGMSAFAEESPVVELKETVVTSDSFGTPIRETAKNMTIINAKEIKEKGAKTIADALRGVPGVVVRQMDGSSPMIDLRGSGATAQFNTVILLDGIPVTGLAGFNLNTVPIDEVEKIEVLQGAGAVMYGDGAIGGVVNIITKAPTNKAVYGGAGLEVGSWRTMRENVYLGGKIGDKFLLNGSYSGNTTKDYRDRAPQFENKKDKRDSLWLRGKYLLDNGSIAVNYNHSENKDYFTGAISKEKYDNNPRQIGSWNDYTYGINDIINAKYNQKINDNFDIFLTGGYYHNKDKFQKNSTSEYFLRPEVKVTYAKDSYVTLGLDYRDGKRKFKDDVFINGISQKAPDDKRESFAGYIMNKSTFGNWQFTQGYRREKVKYEYSSKVYDPMTWQLKEIKPKSADYSNNDSFEFGVNYLYSDTGNVFFNYTRALRTPTIQDAGAWYGPVKTQKNDIFEIGLRDAYKNTSISTSVFYINSKNEIYYDKTNPLSMNNQNFDGKVRRIGAQLSMVHYFDKLTLREKVSYIAPKVTSGVYKGNEFAGVSRWTANVGATYNITKGLTANVDGYYQSNAYAEDDFDNYFSKGNNYVTVDANLSYAFENGIELYTGVSNLFDKKYANTITSDRGSWGTKPRTVYYPANGRSVYAGIKYTF, translated from the coding sequence ATGAAGAAAAAATTTATGTTATTGGCTTTAATTGTTTTAGGAGGGATGAGTGCTTTTGCAGAAGAAAGTCCTGTTGTAGAGCTTAAAGAAACAGTTGTAACTTCTGATAGTTTTGGAACACCTATTCGTGAAACAGCAAAAAATATGACTATCATTAATGCAAAAGAAATCAAAGAAAAAGGTGCAAAAACTATTGCTGATGCACTTAGAGGAGTACCAGGAGTTGTTGTTAGACAAATGGATGGAAGTTCTCCAATGATAGATTTAAGAGGCTCAGGAGCGACAGCACAATTTAATACTGTTATTTTATTAGATGGTATTCCAGTAACTGGACTTGCAGGCTTTAACTTAAATACTGTTCCAATTGATGAAGTTGAAAAAATAGAAGTTCTTCAAGGAGCAGGAGCAGTTATGTATGGAGATGGAGCTATTGGAGGGGTAGTAAATATTATCACAAAGGCACCAACAAATAAAGCTGTTTATGGTGGAGCAGGATTAGAAGTAGGTTCTTGGAGAACTATGAGAGAAAATGTCTATCTTGGTGGAAAAATTGGAGATAAATTTTTATTAAATGGTTCATATTCAGGAAATACAACTAAAGATTATAGAGATAGAGCTCCTCAATTTGAAAATAAAAAAGATAAAAGAGATAGCCTTTGGTTAAGAGGAAAATACTTGTTAGATAATGGAAGTATAGCAGTTAACTATAATCATAGTGAAAATAAAGATTATTTTACTGGTGCTATAAGTAAAGAAAAATATGACAATAACCCAAGACAAATAGGCTCTTGGAATGACTATACATATGGCATAAATGATATTATCAATGCAAAATACAATCAAAAAATAAATGATAATTTTGATATTTTCTTAACAGGTGGATATTATCATAATAAAGATAAATTCCAAAAGAATTCAACTAGCGAATATTTTTTAAGACCAGAAGTAAAAGTAACTTATGCAAAAGATAGTTATGTTACATTAGGACTTGATTACAGAGATGGAAAAAGAAAATTTAAAGATGATGTTTTTATAAATGGTATAAGCCAAAAAGCACCTGATGATAAAAGAGAATCTTTTGCTGGCTATATTATGAATAAATCAACTTTTGGTAATTGGCAATTCACACAAGGTTACCGTAGAGAAAAAGTAAAATATGAATATAGTTCAAAAGTTTATGATCCTATGACTTGGCAACTAAAAGAAATAAAACCAAAATCAGCTGATTATTCAAATAATGATAGTTTTGAATTTGGAGTGAATTATTTATATTCTGATACAGGAAATGTTTTCTTTAACTATACAAGAGCTTTAAGAACTCCAACAATACAAGATGCTGGAGCTTGGTATGGACCAGTTAAGACTCAAAAGAATGACATTTTTGAAATAGGATTAAGAGATGCATATAAAAATACTTCAATATCAACATCTGTATTCTATATAAATTCTAAAAATGAAATTTACTATGATAAAACAAATCCATTAAGCATGAATAATCAAAATTTTGATGGAAAAGTAAGAAGGATTGGAGCACAATTATCAATGGTACATTATTTTGATAAATTAACATTAAGAGAAAAAGTTTCTTATATAGCACCAAAGGTAACAAGTGGAGTTTATAAAGGAAATGAGTTTGCAGGAGTATCAAGATGGACAGCAAATGTGGGAGCAACTTATAATATCACAAAAGGTCTTACTGCAAATGTGGATGGATACTATCAAAGTAATGCCTATGCAGAAGATGATTTTGATAACTACTTCTCAAAAGGAAATAATTATGTAACAGTTGATGCAAATTTATCTTATGCTTTTGAAAATGGAATAGAACTTTATACAGGTGTTAGCAATTTATTTGATAAAAAATATGCAAATACAATAACTTCAGATAGAGGTAGTTGGGGAACAAAGCCAAGAACAGTTTACTATCCAGCTAATGGAAGAAGTGTGTATGCAGGAATTAAATATACATTCTAA
- a CDS encoding NUDIX hydrolase, giving the protein MECKEHLGVYGINIFNDKLLCIKKTQGPYQYRYDLPGGSQKIGEGLIKTLKREILEETGYFVLEYKNSRAYDFLIFSDDFKGCMHHLAIIYDVTLDENKRKDILELVHDGKNDSEGAVWVEFSEFTLENASPLILKIKDEFYNTENLLETKIYEKWNINKN; this is encoded by the coding sequence ATGGAGTGTAAAGAACATTTAGGAGTTTATGGAATAAATATTTTTAATGATAAATTACTATGTATAAAGAAAACACAAGGACCATATCAATATAGATATGATTTACCTGGTGGAAGTCAAAAAATAGGAGAAGGGCTAATTAAAACTTTAAAAAGAGAAATACTTGAAGAAACTGGGTATTTTGTTTTGGAATATAAAAATTCTAGGGCATATGATTTCCTTATATTTTCAGATGATTTTAAAGGTTGTATGCATCATTTAGCTATAATATATGATGTTACCTTGGATGAGAACAAAAGAAAAGATATTTTAGAATTAGTGCATGATGGTAAAAATGATTCTGAAGGGGCAGTATGGGTAGAATTTTCAGAGTTTACACTTGAAAACGCATCTCCTTTAATTTTAAAAATAAAGGATGAATTCTATAACACAGAAAATTTATTAGAAACAAAGATATATGAAAAATGGAATATAAATAAAAATTAG
- a CDS encoding RidA family protein: MKRVINTTNAPAALGPYSQAIEANGVLYVSGQIPFVPATMTLVSEDVEEQTKQSLENIGAILKEAGYDFKDVVSATVYIKDMNDFTKINGVYDKYLGEVKPARACVEVARLPKDVKVEIGVIAVK; encoded by the coding sequence ATGAAAAGAGTTATTAACACAACAAATGCACCAGCTGCATTAGGACCTTATTCACAAGCTATTGAGGCAAATGGAGTTTTATATGTTTCAGGACAAATTCCTTTTGTTCCAGCAACAATGACATTAGTTTCTGAAGATGTAGAAGAACAAACAAAGCAATCTTTAGAAAACATAGGAGCTATTCTAAAAGAAGCAGGATATGATTTTAAAGATGTAGTAAGTGCAACAGTTTATATAAAAGATATGAATGATTTTACAAAAATAAATGGAGTTTATGATAAATATTTAGGAGAAGTTAAACCTGCAAGAGCTTGTGTAGAAGTTGCAAGATTACCAAAAGATGTAAAAGTTGAAATTGGAGTTATAGCTGTTAAATAA
- a CDS encoding DUF6339 family protein, translated as MNLSFMKEDAVLYFKENLKYNYKNYLLDSPDWLYEKYEKPLEESRILVSDFTLDMNQENVSLGDYNNVKTIYTHMKNISNTQAIDERLWAGLSHSIFWKYLQYRTKINEKNIKESKILFSYFFKNSGKRILVINPLTRLWWVGRQVYDSSNTENPFYALEFLKRDFGTKVLNLFSYNYANNPKITRATLVALSEIEKENNIVLVRNIYLKIFKYLNMLGGIIILDSLEQEEIIEKIKKYYYKNIMINQKLIK; from the coding sequence ATGAATCTAAGTTTCATGAAGGAAGATGCAGTATTGTATTTTAAAGAAAATTTAAAATATAATTATAAAAATTATCTTTTAGACAGTCCTGATTGGTTATATGAAAAATATGAAAAACCACTTGAAGAATCAAGAATTTTAGTCTCTGATTTTACTTTAGATATGAATCAAGAGAATGTTTCGTTAGGTGACTATAATAATGTAAAAACCATATATACACATATGAAAAATATTTCTAATACACAGGCAATAGATGAAAGATTATGGGCAGGTCTAAGTCATAGTATATTTTGGAAATATTTGCAATATAGAACTAAAATAAATGAAAAAAATATAAAAGAAAGTAAAATATTATTTAGTTATTTCTTTAAAAATAGTGGAAAAAGAATATTAGTCATAAATCCTTTAACTCGTCTATGGTGGGTAGGGAGGCAAGTATATGATTCTTCAAATACAGAAAATCCTTTTTATGCTTTAGAATTTCTAAAGAGAGATTTTGGAACAAAAGTCTTAAATTTATTCTCATATAATTATGCAAATAATCCTAAAATAACAAGAGCTACATTAGTTGCATTATCAGAAATAGAAAAAGAGAATAATATAGTCCTTGTTAGAAATATTTATTTAAAAATTTTCAAATATTTGAATATGTTAGGTGGAATTATTATTTTAGATTCCTTAGAACAAGAAGAAATTATAGAAAAAATAAAAAAATATTATTATAAAAACATTATGATAAATCAGAAATTAATAAAATAA
- a CDS encoding DEAD/DEAH box helicase, translated as MENILLEALKTSSIDFNIDSDEKYQYELIANGEEKIVTRLRKYFEDCDEFIISVAFITMGGISLFLEELKNLENKGIKGKILTGDYLTFTEPKALKKLLSYKNIDLKVATNRKHHTKAYFFRKGNVWTLIVGSSNLTQGALTVNFEWNIKINSLENGKIVKSVLETFNREFNNLKTLTEEDIENYQKRYEQLKKLIEVNNQNLDLDEIKPNSMQVQALKNLEETRKENDRALLISATGTGKTYLSAFDVKQAKAKKILFVAHRKVILERSKNSYQRILKNKKMEIFDNSFQINDKDEVVFAMVQTLNKEKNLNIFPKDYFDYIIIDEVHHGGAKTYQSIFQYFKPKFLLGITATPERTDDFNIYQLFNYNVAYEIRLQDAMKEELLCPFHYFGISDIVIDGESIDEKTSLKKLTSDTRVKHILEKSKYYSYSGERLSCLIFVSKVEEAKILVEKFWEQGIRAIALSSENSDNEREEAIRKLEEREIEYIVSVDIFNEGVDIPCVNQVILLRPTTSAIVYIQQLGRGLRKHKNKAYTVVLDFIGNYEKNFLIPIAISQNNSYDKDFMKRFLMNATDFLAGESSISFDEISKERIFENINKTNFSNRKLIEEDFKLLEKQLGRIPYLYDFYEKNMLSPTVILKYKKDYDEVLKNIAPKYKEGNLNNTEKKFLIFLSTFFTPAKRIHEMLILKEILIKQKLNIIETEKILKDRYSLNNQEKNIRNAFEHLSKEIFITLSTTKSFEPVLYKKDEEYNLDENFKNSYKNNPYFKILIDDLIRYNLAFAEKNYNNFVKESIKLFGEYTKQEAFWYLNLNFNNGFQVSGYTPFENERKLLIFITMDNLSERADYSNEFYDSQTFSWFSKSSRYLRKDNKLTIEGKIAENFYEINVFVKKNNGENFYYLGDVEKVLSAKEIKDSQGKSMLKYIFKLKKDVKKELLDYFNM; from the coding sequence GTGGAGAATATTTTACTAGAAGCATTAAAAACAAGCAGTATAGATTTTAATATAGATTCAGATGAGAAGTACCAATATGAGTTAATAGCCAATGGAGAAGAAAAAATTGTTACAAGACTTAGAAAATATTTTGAGGATTGTGATGAGTTTATAATTTCTGTTGCTTTCATAACTATGGGAGGTATTTCTCTTTTTTTGGAAGAATTAAAAAACTTAGAGAATAAAGGAATAAAAGGGAAAATTTTAACAGGAGATTATTTAACTTTTACAGAACCAAAAGCTTTAAAGAAATTATTATCATATAAAAATATAGATTTAAAAGTTGCAACAAATAGAAAACATCATACTAAGGCATATTTTTTTAGAAAGGGGAATGTCTGGACTTTAATTGTAGGAAGTAGCAACTTAACACAGGGAGCATTGACTGTAAATTTTGAATGGAATATAAAAATAAATTCTCTTGAAAATGGAAAAATTGTTAAATCTGTTTTAGAAACTTTTAATAGAGAGTTTAATAATTTAAAAACTTTAACAGAAGAAGATATAGAAAATTATCAAAAAAGATATGAGCAACTAAAAAAATTAATTGAAGTAAATAATCAAAATTTAGATTTAGATGAAATAAAGCCTAATTCTATGCAAGTACAAGCATTAAAAAATTTAGAAGAAACAAGAAAAGAAAATGATAGAGCCTTGCTTATTAGTGCAACAGGAACTGGTAAAACTTATCTGTCAGCTTTTGATGTCAAACAAGCTAAGGCAAAGAAAATACTTTTTGTAGCCCATAGAAAAGTTATTTTGGAAAGATCAAAAAATAGTTATCAAAGAATTTTAAAAAATAAAAAGATGGAAATTTTTGATAATAGTTTTCAAATAAATGATAAAGATGAAGTAGTTTTTGCTATGGTACAAACTTTAAATAAAGAGAAAAATTTGAATATCTTTCCAAAAGATTATTTTGACTACATCATTATAGATGAAGTTCATCACGGAGGTGCTAAGACTTACCAAAGTATTTTCCAATACTTTAAACCTAAATTTTTATTGGGAATAACAGCAACTCCTGAAAGAACGGATGATTTCAATATATATCAACTCTTTAATTACAATGTTGCTTATGAAATTCGTCTGCAAGATGCAATGAAAGAAGAATTATTATGTCCTTTTCATTATTTTGGAATTTCAGATATTGTAATTGATGGAGAAAGTATAGATGAAAAGACCTCATTAAAAAAACTGACTTCTGATACAAGAGTGAAACATATTTTAGAAAAAAGTAAATATTATTCATATAGTGGAGAGAGATTAAGTTGTTTAATTTTTGTTTCAAAAGTTGAAGAAGCAAAAATATTGGTTGAAAAATTTTGGGAGCAAGGTATAAGAGCTATTGCTTTAAGTTCTGAAAATTCTGATAATGAAAGAGAAGAAGCAATTAGAAAATTAGAAGAAAGAGAGATTGAGTATATTGTATCTGTGGATATATTCAATGAGGGAGTGGATATTCCTTGTGTTAATCAAGTAATACTTTTAAGACCTACTACTTCTGCAATAGTATATATTCAACAGTTGGGTAGAGGGCTTAGAAAACATAAAAATAAAGCTTATACAGTGGTTTTGGATTTTATTGGTAATTATGAGAAAAACTTTTTAATTCCAATAGCAATTTCTCAAAATAATAGTTATGATAAAGATTTTATGAAAAGATTTCTTATGAATGCCACAGATTTTTTAGCTGGAGAAAGTTCTATAAGTTTTGATGAGATTTCAAAAGAAAGAATTTTTGAAAATATTAATAAAACTAATTTTTCTAATAGAAAACTTATAGAAGAAGATTTTAAATTGTTAGAAAAACAATTAGGAAGAATACCTTATTTATATGATTTTTATGAAAAGAATATGCTGTCACCTACTGTAATTTTAAAATATAAGAAAGATTATGATGAAGTTTTAAAAAATATAGCTCCTAAATATAAAGAGGGAAACTTAAATAACACTGAAAAGAAATTCTTGATATTTTTATCAACTTTCTTCACTCCTGCAAAGAGAATACATGAAATGTTAATATTAAAAGAAATATTAATTAAACAAAAATTAAACATAATAGAAACAGAAAAAATATTAAAAGATAGATATTCTTTAAATAATCAAGAGAAGAATATAAGAAATGCTTTTGAACATTTATCAAAAGAAATTTTTATAACACTGTCTACAACAAAATCTTTTGAACCTGTACTGTATAAAAAAGATGAAGAATATAATTTAGATGAAAATTTTAAAAATTCTTATAAAAATAATCCTTATTTTAAAATTTTAATAGATGATTTAATAAGATATAATCTAGCTTTTGCAGAAAAAAATTATAATAATTTTGTAAAAGAAAGTATAAAACTTTTTGGAGAATACACAAAACAAGAAGCATTTTGGTATCTAAATTTGAATTTTAATAATGGTTTTCAAGTAAGTGGTTACACTCCATTTGAAAATGAAAGAAAACTTTTAATTTTTATAACTATGGATAATCTATCAGAAAGAGCAGATTATTCAAATGAGTTTTATGATAGTCAAACTTTTAGTTGGTTTTCAAAATCAAGTCGTTATCTAAGAAAAGATAATAAATTAACTATTGAAGGGAAAATTGCAGAAAATTTCTATGAAATAAATGTCTTTGTAAAGAAAAATAATGGAGAGAATTTTTATTACTTAGGAGATGTTGAGAAAGTTTTATCTGCAAAAGAGATAAAAGACAGCCAAGGAAAGTCTATGTTAAAATATATTTTTAAATTAAAAAAAGATGTTAAAAAAGAATTGTTAGATTATTTTAATATGTAA